A single region of the Portunus trituberculatus isolate SZX2019 chromosome 29, ASM1759143v1, whole genome shotgun sequence genome encodes:
- the LOC123510398 gene encoding vinculin-like isoform X4: protein MPVFHTKTIEGILEPVAQQVSRLVILHEEAEDGNAMPDLEKPVMAVSKAVVNLVKVGRETINSSDDPILKQDMPAALHRVESASKLLEEASSLLKADPYSQPARKKLIEGARGILQGTSALLLCFDESEVRKIIRECKKVLDYLAVAEVIETMEDLVQFVKDLSPCLTRVSRDVDARQQELTHQVHREILMRCLEGVKTLSPILICSMKIFIQIFHQGGKGIAEAAENRNYLTGRMTDEINEIIRVLQLTTYDEEEWDADNLTVMKKALNAIDGKAQAAHDWLQDPTALRGGIGEKSLRQILAQADRVADRSLPTDRDVIRKLSGDISSMTDALCELRQDGKGATPQGQSLSRSIGEKLNELSGAISRAVNNVERSGVQQPAHTVAGRLEQAQRWLNNPSMDDKGLGQQAIGLIVEEGKKVASGLTGPAKSGILALCEEVDSLSQQLSEMCRRGQGETPQAQAVARALSSKLKELKDKIQTAVVDRVVEDFVDITTPLKQFTDAAMAPEGTPGREQTFDNKANNLANFSNRAAKTALMVAAGSSGSNKKLTEALLASAGQVESLTPQLVAAGRIRMTYPTNKAADEHFENLRRQYAESIQKVRDLADEATDSAAFIKASEDLIKKHTAACEASIQNHEPQAMVDNTSAIARLANRVLMVAKQEADNSEDPSFVAKVNAASDQVQVAVTPMVQNAKDVAMNPDDQRAIGRWRQSNHALLSAVGEVRRAVMVYPDEPAIPPPPDMSSLTLNAPHYFLDETDVGPSNGHTMLGSHPVLYSELVGGGVGVGSGQAGVGAAPSTALDHLHSFHSPHASLAAARHRWSRGEPSETQYDSYTDDELPTDPFPCYRDQAPPRPPLPGGEKAPPPRPPPPETDDEEETKMFSEVPQPNQPIMMAAHGLHQEVKQWSSRDNEIIAAAKKMALLMAQLSQLVRGEGGTKKDLIACAKAIAEASEEVTQLAKDLARECTDKRMRTNLLQVCERIPTIGTQLKILSTVKATMLGAQEILIGSSSEEDQEATEMLVGNAQNLMQSVKETVRAAEAASIKIRTDAGIRLRWVRKQPWYQY from the exons GTGTCGCGGCTGGTGATCCTGCATGAGGAAGCCGAGGATGGCAACGCGATGCCCGATCTGGAGAAGCCTGTCATGGCGGTGTCCAAGGCTGTCGTCAACCTGGTCAAG GTGGGCCGAGAGACCATCAACAGCAGTGATGACCCCATCCTGAAACAGGACATGCCAGCAGCCCTGCATCGGGTGGAGAGTGCCTCAAAGCTGCTGGAGGAGGCGTCATCATTGCTCAAGGCTGATCCTTACTCCCAGCCGGCAAG gaaGAAGCTGATAGAGGGTGCGCGAGGCATCCTGCAGGGCACTTCAGCACTACTGCTGTGCTTTGATGAGTCTGAGGTGAGGAAGATCATCCGTGAGTGCAAGAAGGTCCTGGACTACCTGGCAGTGGCTGAGGTCATCGAGACCATGGAGGATCTGGTGCAGTTTGTCAAGGACTTGTCTCCCTGCCTGACTCGG GTGTCCCGGGACGTGGACGCACGGCAGCAGGAACTGACGCACCAGGTGCACCGAGAGATCCTGATGCGCTGCCTGGAGGGAGTTAAGACACTCTCCCCCATCCTCATCTGCTCTATGAAGATATTCATTCAGATCTTCCACCAGGGAGGCAAAGGCATCGCTGAGGCTGCTGAGAACAGGAACTACCTTAcag GGCGGATGACGGATGAGATCAATGAGATCATCCGAGTGCTGCAGCTCACCACCTACGATGAGGAGGAGTGGGACGCAGACAACCTGACTGTCATGAAGAAAGCCCTCAATGCCATAGATGGCAAGGCGCAGGCTGCCCATGACTGGCTGCAG GATCCCACAGCACTGCGGGGAGGCATTGGAGAGAAGTCCTTGCGGCAGATCCTCGCCCAGGCCGACAGAGTTGCTGACAGATCACTGCCGACTGACCGCGATGTCATCAGGAAACTCTCAGGAGACATTTCCTCCATGACCGACGCCTTGTGTGAGCTGAGGCAGGATGGCAAGGGAGCCACACCTCAG GGCCAGAGCCTGTCCCGCAGCATCGGGGAGAAGCTTAATGAGCTGAGTGGTGCCATCTCTCGTGCGGTGAACAATGTGGAGCGCAGCGGTGTGCAGCAGCCAGCACACACTGTAGCGGGGCGGCTGGAGCAGGCGCAGCGTTGGCTCAACAACCCTTCCATGGATGACAAGGGTTTGGGGCAGCAGGCCATTGGCCTCATCGTGGAAGAGGGCAAGAAG GTTGCATCGGGACTGACTGGCCCGGCAAAGTCTGGTATCCTTGCGCTGTGTGAGGAGGTAGacagcctctcccagcagcTGTCTGAGATGTGCCGCCGTGGCCAGGGAGAGACGCCCCAGGCGCAGGCAGTGGCCAG GGCACTCTCCTCCAAACTGAAGGAGCTGAAGGACAAGATCCAGACGGCCGTGGTGGACAGAGTGGTGGAGGACTTTGTGGACATCACCACACCCCTCAAGCAGTTCACTGATGCAGCGATGGCACCTGAGG GCACACCGGGTAGGGAGCAGACCTTCGACAACAAGGCAAACAACCTTGCAAACTTCAGCAACCGTGCTGCCAAGACGGCACTCATGGTCGCTGCGGGAAGCTCTGGCAGCAACAAGAAGCTTACTGAGGCTCTGCTGGCATCTGCTGGACAG GTGGAGAGCCTCACCCCTCAGCTGGTCGCCGCTGGCCGCATCCGTATGACATACCCAACCAACAAGGCGGCTGACGAGCACTTTGAGAACCTGCGTCGCCAGTACGCTGAGAGCATCCAGAAAGTGAGGGACCTAGCGGACGAGGCCACTGACTCAGCTGCATTCATCAAGGCTTCAG AGGATCTGATCAAGAAGCACACGGCTGCCTGTGAGGCTTCCATACAGAACCATGAGCCGCAGGCCATGGTGGACAACACCAGTGCCATCGCCCGCCTGGCCAACCGTGTGCTGATGGTGGCCAAGCAGGAGGCCGACAACTCTGAGGACCCAAGCTTTGTGGCCAAGGTCAATGCTGCCTCGGATCAGGTGCAAGTCG CCGTGACGCCTATGGTGCAGAATGCCAAGGATGTGGCCATGAACCCCGACGACCAGCGGGCCATCGGCAGGTGGCGACAGTCCAACCACGct CTGCTGAGTGCGGTGGGTGAGGTGCGGCGAGCAGTGATGGTGTATCCTGACGAGCCGGCCATCCCGCCCCCACCTGACATGTCCTCTCTTACCCTCAATG CGCCACATTATTTTTTGGATGAGACAG ATGTTGGGCCAAGCAATGGACACACGATGCTGGGCTCCCATCCTGTTCTGTATTCTGAGCTAG ttggtggtggtgttggtgttggtagtggtcaGGCTGGGGTGGGTGCAGCCCCCAGCACTGCCCTGGaccaccttcactccttccacTCTCCACATGCCAGCCTGGCGGCGGCCAGGCACAGATGGAGCAGAG GGGAGCCGTCAGAGACTCAATATGACAGCTACACAGACGATGAGCTGCCCACGGACCCTTTCCCCTGCTACAGAG ATCAggcaccaccacgcccaccgcTGCCCGGTggggagaaggctcctccccccCGTCCCCCTCCACCAGAgactgatgatgaagaagagaccAAAATGTTCAGTGAAGTGCCGCAGCCCAACCAGCCCATTATG ATGGCGGCACATGGTCTGCACCAGGAGGTGAAGCAGTGGTCATCCCGGGACAATGAGATCATTGCAGCTGCCAAGAAGATGGCACTGCTTATGGCTCAGCTGTCACAGCTGGTGCGGGGCGAGGGTGGCACCAAGAAGGACCTGATCGCCTGTGCCAAGGCCATTGCTGAGGCCTCTGAGGAAGTGACCCAGCTGGCCAAGGACCTGGCCAGGGAGTGCACTGACAAGAGGATGAGGACG AATCTGTTGCAAGTGTGTGAACGCATCCCCACCATTGGGACGCAGCTCAAGATTCTGTCCACAGTGAAGGCCACCATGCTCGGGGCTCAGG
- the LOC123510398 gene encoding vinculin-like isoform X3 has translation MPVFHTKTIEGILEPVAQQVSRLVILHEEAEDGNAMPDLEKPVMAVSKAVVNLVKVGRETINSSDDPILKQDMPAALHRVESASKLLEEASSLLKADPYSQPARKKLIEGARGILQGTSALLLCFDESEVRKIIRECKKVLDYLAVAEVIETMEDLVQFVKDLSPCLTRVSRDVDARQQELTHQVHREILMRCLEGVKTLSPILICSMKIFIQIFHQGGKGIAEAAENRNYLTGRMTDEINEIIRVLQLTTYDEEEWDADNLTVMKKALNAIDGKAQAAHDWLQDPTALRGGIGEKSLRQILAQADRVADRSLPTDRDVIRKLSGDISSMTDALCELRQDGKGATPQGQSLSRSIGEKLNELSGAISRAVNNVERSGVQQPAHTVAGRLEQAQRWLNNPSMDDKGLGQQAIGLIVEEGKKVASGLTGPAKSGILALCEEVDSLSQQLSEMCRRGQGETPQAQAVARALSSKLKELKDKIQTAVVDRVVEDFVDITTPLKQFTDAAMAPEGTPGREQTFDNKANNLANFSNRAAKTALMVAAGSSGSNKKLTEALLASAGQVESLTPQLVAAGRIRMTYPTNKAADEHFENLRRQYAESIQKVRDLADEATDSAAFIKASEDLIKKHTAACEASIQNHEPQAMVDNTSAIARLANRVLMVAKQEADNSEDPSFVAKVNAASDQVQVAVTPMVQNAKDVAMNPDDQRAIGRWRQSNHALLSAVGEVRRAVMVYPDEPAIPPPPDMSSLTLNDVGPSNGHTMLGSHPVLYSELVGGGVGVGSGQAGVGAAPSTALDHLHSFHSPHASLAAARHRWSRGEPSETQYDSYTDDELPTDPFPCYRDQAPPRPPLPGGEKAPPPRPPPPETDDEEETKMFSEVPQPNQPIMMAAHGLHQEVKQWSSRDNEIIAAAKKMALLMAQLSQLVRGEGGTKKDLIACAKAIAEASEEVTQLAKDLARECTDKRMRTNLLQVCERIPTIGTQLKILSTVKATMLGAQECFPRRESEIEILIGSSSEEDQEATEMLVGNAQNLMQSVKETVRAAEAASIKIRTDAGIRLRWVRKQPWYQY, from the exons GTGTCGCGGCTGGTGATCCTGCATGAGGAAGCCGAGGATGGCAACGCGATGCCCGATCTGGAGAAGCCTGTCATGGCGGTGTCCAAGGCTGTCGTCAACCTGGTCAAG GTGGGCCGAGAGACCATCAACAGCAGTGATGACCCCATCCTGAAACAGGACATGCCAGCAGCCCTGCATCGGGTGGAGAGTGCCTCAAAGCTGCTGGAGGAGGCGTCATCATTGCTCAAGGCTGATCCTTACTCCCAGCCGGCAAG gaaGAAGCTGATAGAGGGTGCGCGAGGCATCCTGCAGGGCACTTCAGCACTACTGCTGTGCTTTGATGAGTCTGAGGTGAGGAAGATCATCCGTGAGTGCAAGAAGGTCCTGGACTACCTGGCAGTGGCTGAGGTCATCGAGACCATGGAGGATCTGGTGCAGTTTGTCAAGGACTTGTCTCCCTGCCTGACTCGG GTGTCCCGGGACGTGGACGCACGGCAGCAGGAACTGACGCACCAGGTGCACCGAGAGATCCTGATGCGCTGCCTGGAGGGAGTTAAGACACTCTCCCCCATCCTCATCTGCTCTATGAAGATATTCATTCAGATCTTCCACCAGGGAGGCAAAGGCATCGCTGAGGCTGCTGAGAACAGGAACTACCTTAcag GGCGGATGACGGATGAGATCAATGAGATCATCCGAGTGCTGCAGCTCACCACCTACGATGAGGAGGAGTGGGACGCAGACAACCTGACTGTCATGAAGAAAGCCCTCAATGCCATAGATGGCAAGGCGCAGGCTGCCCATGACTGGCTGCAG GATCCCACAGCACTGCGGGGAGGCATTGGAGAGAAGTCCTTGCGGCAGATCCTCGCCCAGGCCGACAGAGTTGCTGACAGATCACTGCCGACTGACCGCGATGTCATCAGGAAACTCTCAGGAGACATTTCCTCCATGACCGACGCCTTGTGTGAGCTGAGGCAGGATGGCAAGGGAGCCACACCTCAG GGCCAGAGCCTGTCCCGCAGCATCGGGGAGAAGCTTAATGAGCTGAGTGGTGCCATCTCTCGTGCGGTGAACAATGTGGAGCGCAGCGGTGTGCAGCAGCCAGCACACACTGTAGCGGGGCGGCTGGAGCAGGCGCAGCGTTGGCTCAACAACCCTTCCATGGATGACAAGGGTTTGGGGCAGCAGGCCATTGGCCTCATCGTGGAAGAGGGCAAGAAG GTTGCATCGGGACTGACTGGCCCGGCAAAGTCTGGTATCCTTGCGCTGTGTGAGGAGGTAGacagcctctcccagcagcTGTCTGAGATGTGCCGCCGTGGCCAGGGAGAGACGCCCCAGGCGCAGGCAGTGGCCAG GGCACTCTCCTCCAAACTGAAGGAGCTGAAGGACAAGATCCAGACGGCCGTGGTGGACAGAGTGGTGGAGGACTTTGTGGACATCACCACACCCCTCAAGCAGTTCACTGATGCAGCGATGGCACCTGAGG GCACACCGGGTAGGGAGCAGACCTTCGACAACAAGGCAAACAACCTTGCAAACTTCAGCAACCGTGCTGCCAAGACGGCACTCATGGTCGCTGCGGGAAGCTCTGGCAGCAACAAGAAGCTTACTGAGGCTCTGCTGGCATCTGCTGGACAG GTGGAGAGCCTCACCCCTCAGCTGGTCGCCGCTGGCCGCATCCGTATGACATACCCAACCAACAAGGCGGCTGACGAGCACTTTGAGAACCTGCGTCGCCAGTACGCTGAGAGCATCCAGAAAGTGAGGGACCTAGCGGACGAGGCCACTGACTCAGCTGCATTCATCAAGGCTTCAG AGGATCTGATCAAGAAGCACACGGCTGCCTGTGAGGCTTCCATACAGAACCATGAGCCGCAGGCCATGGTGGACAACACCAGTGCCATCGCCCGCCTGGCCAACCGTGTGCTGATGGTGGCCAAGCAGGAGGCCGACAACTCTGAGGACCCAAGCTTTGTGGCCAAGGTCAATGCTGCCTCGGATCAGGTGCAAGTCG CCGTGACGCCTATGGTGCAGAATGCCAAGGATGTGGCCATGAACCCCGACGACCAGCGGGCCATCGGCAGGTGGCGACAGTCCAACCACGct CTGCTGAGTGCGGTGGGTGAGGTGCGGCGAGCAGTGATGGTGTATCCTGACGAGCCGGCCATCCCGCCCCCACCTGACATGTCCTCTCTTACCCTCAATG ATGTTGGGCCAAGCAATGGACACACGATGCTGGGCTCCCATCCTGTTCTGTATTCTGAGCTAG ttggtggtggtgttggtgttggtagtggtcaGGCTGGGGTGGGTGCAGCCCCCAGCACTGCCCTGGaccaccttcactccttccacTCTCCACATGCCAGCCTGGCGGCGGCCAGGCACAGATGGAGCAGAG GGGAGCCGTCAGAGACTCAATATGACAGCTACACAGACGATGAGCTGCCCACGGACCCTTTCCCCTGCTACAGAG ATCAggcaccaccacgcccaccgcTGCCCGGTggggagaaggctcctccccccCGTCCCCCTCCACCAGAgactgatgatgaagaagagaccAAAATGTTCAGTGAAGTGCCGCAGCCCAACCAGCCCATTATG ATGGCGGCACATGGTCTGCACCAGGAGGTGAAGCAGTGGTCATCCCGGGACAATGAGATCATTGCAGCTGCCAAGAAGATGGCACTGCTTATGGCTCAGCTGTCACAGCTGGTGCGGGGCGAGGGTGGCACCAAGAAGGACCTGATCGCCTGTGCCAAGGCCATTGCTGAGGCCTCTGAGGAAGTGACCCAGCTGGCCAAGGACCTGGCCAGGGAGTGCACTGACAAGAGGATGAGGACG AATCTGTTGCAAGTGTGTGAACGCATCCCCACCATTGGGACGCAGCTCAAGATTCTGTCCACAGTGAAGGCCACCATGCTCGGGGCTCAGG
- the LOC123510398 gene encoding vinculin-like isoform X10 gives MPVFHTKTIEGILEPVAQQVSRLVILHEEAEDGNAMPDLEKPVMAVSKAVVNLVKVGRETINSSDDPILKQDMPAALHRVESASKLLEEASSLLKADPYSQPARKKLIEGARGILQGTSALLLCFDESEVRKIIRECKKVLDYLAVAEVIETMEDLVQFVKDLSPCLTRVSRDVDARQQELTHQVHREILMRCLEGVKTLSPILICSMKIFIQIFHQGGKGIAEAAENRNYLTGRMTDEINEIIRVLQLTTYDEEEWDADNLTVMKKALNAIDGKAQAAHDWLQDPTALRGGIGEKSLRQILAQADRVADRSLPTDRDVIRKLSGDISSMTDALCELRQDGKGATPQGQSLSRSIGEKLNELSGAISRAVNNVERSGVQQPAHTVAGRLEQAQRWLNNPSMDDKGLGQQAIGLIVEEGKKVASGLTGPAKSGILALCEEVDSLSQQLSEMCRRGQGETPQAQAVARALSSKLKELKDKIQTAVVDRVVEDFVDITTPLKQFTDAAMAPEGTPGREQTFDNKANNLANFSNRAAKTALMVAAGSSGSNKKLTEALLASAGQVESLTPQLVAAGRIRMTYPTNKAADEHFENLRRQYAESIQKVRDLADEATDSAAFIKASEDLIKKHTAACEASIQNHEPQAMVDNTSAIARLANRVLMVAKQEADNSEDPSFVAKVNAASDQVQVAVTPMVQNAKDVAMNPDDQRAIGRWRQSNHALLSAVGEVRRAVMVYPDEPAIPPPPDMSSLTLNDQAPPRPPLPGGEKAPPPRPPPPETDDEEETKMFSEVPQPNQPIMMAAHGLHQEVKQWSSRDNEIIAAAKKMALLMAQLSQLVRGEGGTKKDLIACAKAIAEASEEVTQLAKDLARECTDKRMRTNLLQVCERIPTIGTQLKILSTVKATMLGAQECFPRRESEIEILIGSSSEEDQEATEMLVGNAQNLMQSVKETVRAAEAASIKIRTDAGIRLRWVRKQPWYQY, from the exons GTGTCGCGGCTGGTGATCCTGCATGAGGAAGCCGAGGATGGCAACGCGATGCCCGATCTGGAGAAGCCTGTCATGGCGGTGTCCAAGGCTGTCGTCAACCTGGTCAAG GTGGGCCGAGAGACCATCAACAGCAGTGATGACCCCATCCTGAAACAGGACATGCCAGCAGCCCTGCATCGGGTGGAGAGTGCCTCAAAGCTGCTGGAGGAGGCGTCATCATTGCTCAAGGCTGATCCTTACTCCCAGCCGGCAAG gaaGAAGCTGATAGAGGGTGCGCGAGGCATCCTGCAGGGCACTTCAGCACTACTGCTGTGCTTTGATGAGTCTGAGGTGAGGAAGATCATCCGTGAGTGCAAGAAGGTCCTGGACTACCTGGCAGTGGCTGAGGTCATCGAGACCATGGAGGATCTGGTGCAGTTTGTCAAGGACTTGTCTCCCTGCCTGACTCGG GTGTCCCGGGACGTGGACGCACGGCAGCAGGAACTGACGCACCAGGTGCACCGAGAGATCCTGATGCGCTGCCTGGAGGGAGTTAAGACACTCTCCCCCATCCTCATCTGCTCTATGAAGATATTCATTCAGATCTTCCACCAGGGAGGCAAAGGCATCGCTGAGGCTGCTGAGAACAGGAACTACCTTAcag GGCGGATGACGGATGAGATCAATGAGATCATCCGAGTGCTGCAGCTCACCACCTACGATGAGGAGGAGTGGGACGCAGACAACCTGACTGTCATGAAGAAAGCCCTCAATGCCATAGATGGCAAGGCGCAGGCTGCCCATGACTGGCTGCAG GATCCCACAGCACTGCGGGGAGGCATTGGAGAGAAGTCCTTGCGGCAGATCCTCGCCCAGGCCGACAGAGTTGCTGACAGATCACTGCCGACTGACCGCGATGTCATCAGGAAACTCTCAGGAGACATTTCCTCCATGACCGACGCCTTGTGTGAGCTGAGGCAGGATGGCAAGGGAGCCACACCTCAG GGCCAGAGCCTGTCCCGCAGCATCGGGGAGAAGCTTAATGAGCTGAGTGGTGCCATCTCTCGTGCGGTGAACAATGTGGAGCGCAGCGGTGTGCAGCAGCCAGCACACACTGTAGCGGGGCGGCTGGAGCAGGCGCAGCGTTGGCTCAACAACCCTTCCATGGATGACAAGGGTTTGGGGCAGCAGGCCATTGGCCTCATCGTGGAAGAGGGCAAGAAG GTTGCATCGGGACTGACTGGCCCGGCAAAGTCTGGTATCCTTGCGCTGTGTGAGGAGGTAGacagcctctcccagcagcTGTCTGAGATGTGCCGCCGTGGCCAGGGAGAGACGCCCCAGGCGCAGGCAGTGGCCAG GGCACTCTCCTCCAAACTGAAGGAGCTGAAGGACAAGATCCAGACGGCCGTGGTGGACAGAGTGGTGGAGGACTTTGTGGACATCACCACACCCCTCAAGCAGTTCACTGATGCAGCGATGGCACCTGAGG GCACACCGGGTAGGGAGCAGACCTTCGACAACAAGGCAAACAACCTTGCAAACTTCAGCAACCGTGCTGCCAAGACGGCACTCATGGTCGCTGCGGGAAGCTCTGGCAGCAACAAGAAGCTTACTGAGGCTCTGCTGGCATCTGCTGGACAG GTGGAGAGCCTCACCCCTCAGCTGGTCGCCGCTGGCCGCATCCGTATGACATACCCAACCAACAAGGCGGCTGACGAGCACTTTGAGAACCTGCGTCGCCAGTACGCTGAGAGCATCCAGAAAGTGAGGGACCTAGCGGACGAGGCCACTGACTCAGCTGCATTCATCAAGGCTTCAG AGGATCTGATCAAGAAGCACACGGCTGCCTGTGAGGCTTCCATACAGAACCATGAGCCGCAGGCCATGGTGGACAACACCAGTGCCATCGCCCGCCTGGCCAACCGTGTGCTGATGGTGGCCAAGCAGGAGGCCGACAACTCTGAGGACCCAAGCTTTGTGGCCAAGGTCAATGCTGCCTCGGATCAGGTGCAAGTCG CCGTGACGCCTATGGTGCAGAATGCCAAGGATGTGGCCATGAACCCCGACGACCAGCGGGCCATCGGCAGGTGGCGACAGTCCAACCACGct CTGCTGAGTGCGGTGGGTGAGGTGCGGCGAGCAGTGATGGTGTATCCTGACGAGCCGGCCATCCCGCCCCCACCTGACATGTCCTCTCTTACCCTCAATG ATCAggcaccaccacgcccaccgcTGCCCGGTggggagaaggctcctccccccCGTCCCCCTCCACCAGAgactgatgatgaagaagagaccAAAATGTTCAGTGAAGTGCCGCAGCCCAACCAGCCCATTATG ATGGCGGCACATGGTCTGCACCAGGAGGTGAAGCAGTGGTCATCCCGGGACAATGAGATCATTGCAGCTGCCAAGAAGATGGCACTGCTTATGGCTCAGCTGTCACAGCTGGTGCGGGGCGAGGGTGGCACCAAGAAGGACCTGATCGCCTGTGCCAAGGCCATTGCTGAGGCCTCTGAGGAAGTGACCCAGCTGGCCAAGGACCTGGCCAGGGAGTGCACTGACAAGAGGATGAGGACG AATCTGTTGCAAGTGTGTGAACGCATCCCCACCATTGGGACGCAGCTCAAGATTCTGTCCACAGTGAAGGCCACCATGCTCGGGGCTCAGG